One stretch of Erythrolamprus reginae isolate rEryReg1 chromosome 7, rEryReg1.hap1, whole genome shotgun sequence DNA includes these proteins:
- the LOC139170047 gene encoding interleukin-12 subunit beta-like isoform X2, whose product MPQGHPPFASPHLAQMLLGQWAALVAVVVEATAAFPSPLVIKEESESLSRNCSVSPGEHVEWRQNGQPRENSSRELVIDSLDIPHAGNYSCWAGSRLVQSFYLAIRMDHSHFIKAEGSKERPAITCWAPSYSGTLNCFWKSQKAATFLVHLKHRDSGAELCSTEVALPGHQDVQIQLKNCSLCPHAEETPATPLRLVLQALSALDGMYAEAFKTFLLRDIVRPDAPAYLNVTGGKVSWAPPASWDLPTTYFPLRYHLRLESAAGRQELYPLAEKEWVTGKNWHKAQIRCQDALTTSSWSPWREWKK is encoded by the exons ATGCCACAAG GTCACCCTCCCTTCGCCTCGCCTCACCTCGCACAGATGCTTCTGGGACAGTGGGCAGCCCTGGTGGCTGTGGTGGTGGAGGCCACGGCTGCCTTTCCCTCCCCAC TGGTGATCAAGGAGGAGTCCGAGAGCCTCTCCAGGAACTGCTCGGTCTCCCCCGGAGAACACGTGGAGTGGAGGCAGAACGGCCAGCCGCGGGAGAACTCCAGCAGAGAGCTGGTCATTGACAGCCTAGACATCCCTCATGCCGGAAACTATTCCTGCTGGGCCGGATCCCGACTGGTGCAAAGCTTCTACCTGGCCATCCGGATGGACCACAGCCACTTCATCAAGGCAGAAG GGAGCAAGGAAAGACCGGCCATTACCTGCTGGGCTCCGTCGTACAGCGGCACCTTGAACTGTTTCTGGAAGTCTCAGAAGGCGGCGACTTTTCTGGTCCACCTGAAACACAG aGACAGTGGGGCTGAGCTGTGCTCCACGGAAGTGGCGCTGCCCGGGCACCAGGATGTGCAGATCCAGTTGAAGAATTGCTCCCTCTGTCCCCACGCGGAAGAAACGCCCGCCACGCCCCTCCGTCTGGTGCTGCAGGCGCTCTCGGCATTGGACGGCATGTACGCCGAAGCGTTCAAGACCTTCCTCCTGCGGGATATCG TGAGACCCGATGCTCCTGCCTACCTGAATGTCACAGGGGGGAAGGTGTCCTGGGCCCCCCCGGCCTCCTGGGACCTGCCCACCACCTACTTCCCCTTGCGGTATCATCTCCGACTGGAGTCGGCTGCCGGCCGCCAAGAGCTCTACCCCCTC GCTGAGAAAGAGTGGGTCACCGGAAAGAACTGGCACAAGGCGCAGATCCGCTGCCAGGACGCTCTGACCACCTCGTCTTGGAGCCCTTGGCGTGAATGGAAGAAATGA
- the LOC139170047 gene encoding interleukin-12 subunit beta-like isoform X1, producing MDRSPPPLPAVITVELGFLRDKWKNLALRTSPAQRERPLPPTPHFSSGAQCHKTGHPPFASPHLAQMLLGQWAALVAVVVEATAAFPSPLVIKEESESLSRNCSVSPGEHVEWRQNGQPRENSSRELVIDSLDIPHAGNYSCWAGSRLVQSFYLAIRMDHSHFIKAEGSKERPAITCWAPSYSGTLNCFWKSQKAATFLVHLKHRDSGAELCSTEVALPGHQDVQIQLKNCSLCPHAEETPATPLRLVLQALSALDGMYAEAFKTFLLRDIVRPDAPAYLNVTGGKVSWAPPASWDLPTTYFPLRYHLRLESAAGRQELYPLAEKEWVTGKNWHKAQIRCQDALTTSSWSPWREWKK from the exons ATGGACCGAAGCCCTCCTCCGCTACCAGCTGTTATAACAG TGGAACTGGGTTTCCTGCGAGATAAGTGGAAGAATTTGGCTCTGAGGACTTCTCCTGCCCAAAGGGAGCGACCCCTGCCGCCCACCCCCCACTTCTCCAGTGGGGCCCAATGCCACAAG aCAGGTCACCCTCCCTTCGCCTCGCCTCACCTCGCACAGATGCTTCTGGGACAGTGGGCAGCCCTGGTGGCTGTGGTGGTGGAGGCCACGGCTGCCTTTCCCTCCCCAC TGGTGATCAAGGAGGAGTCCGAGAGCCTCTCCAGGAACTGCTCGGTCTCCCCCGGAGAACACGTGGAGTGGAGGCAGAACGGCCAGCCGCGGGAGAACTCCAGCAGAGAGCTGGTCATTGACAGCCTAGACATCCCTCATGCCGGAAACTATTCCTGCTGGGCCGGATCCCGACTGGTGCAAAGCTTCTACCTGGCCATCCGGATGGACCACAGCCACTTCATCAAGGCAGAAG GGAGCAAGGAAAGACCGGCCATTACCTGCTGGGCTCCGTCGTACAGCGGCACCTTGAACTGTTTCTGGAAGTCTCAGAAGGCGGCGACTTTTCTGGTCCACCTGAAACACAG aGACAGTGGGGCTGAGCTGTGCTCCACGGAAGTGGCGCTGCCCGGGCACCAGGATGTGCAGATCCAGTTGAAGAATTGCTCCCTCTGTCCCCACGCGGAAGAAACGCCCGCCACGCCCCTCCGTCTGGTGCTGCAGGCGCTCTCGGCATTGGACGGCATGTACGCCGAAGCGTTCAAGACCTTCCTCCTGCGGGATATCG TGAGACCCGATGCTCCTGCCTACCTGAATGTCACAGGGGGGAAGGTGTCCTGGGCCCCCCCGGCCTCCTGGGACCTGCCCACCACCTACTTCCCCTTGCGGTATCATCTCCGACTGGAGTCGGCTGCCGGCCGCCAAGAGCTCTACCCCCTC GCTGAGAAAGAGTGGGTCACCGGAAAGAACTGGCACAAGGCGCAGATCCGCTGCCAGGACGCTCTGACCACCTCGTCTTGGAGCCCTTGGCGTGAATGGAAGAAATGA
- the LOC139170047 gene encoding interleukin-12 subunit beta-like isoform X3 encodes MLLGQWAALVAVVVEATAAFPSPLVIKEESESLSRNCSVSPGEHVEWRQNGQPRENSSRELVIDSLDIPHAGNYSCWAGSRLVQSFYLAIRMDHSHFIKAEGSKERPAITCWAPSYSGTLNCFWKSQKAATFLVHLKHRDSGAELCSTEVALPGHQDVQIQLKNCSLCPHAEETPATPLRLVLQALSALDGMYAEAFKTFLLRDIVRPDAPAYLNVTGGKVSWAPPASWDLPTTYFPLRYHLRLESAAGRQELYPLAEKEWVTGKNWHKAQIRCQDALTTSSWSPWREWKK; translated from the exons ATGCTTCTGGGACAGTGGGCAGCCCTGGTGGCTGTGGTGGTGGAGGCCACGGCTGCCTTTCCCTCCCCAC TGGTGATCAAGGAGGAGTCCGAGAGCCTCTCCAGGAACTGCTCGGTCTCCCCCGGAGAACACGTGGAGTGGAGGCAGAACGGCCAGCCGCGGGAGAACTCCAGCAGAGAGCTGGTCATTGACAGCCTAGACATCCCTCATGCCGGAAACTATTCCTGCTGGGCCGGATCCCGACTGGTGCAAAGCTTCTACCTGGCCATCCGGATGGACCACAGCCACTTCATCAAGGCAGAAG GGAGCAAGGAAAGACCGGCCATTACCTGCTGGGCTCCGTCGTACAGCGGCACCTTGAACTGTTTCTGGAAGTCTCAGAAGGCGGCGACTTTTCTGGTCCACCTGAAACACAG aGACAGTGGGGCTGAGCTGTGCTCCACGGAAGTGGCGCTGCCCGGGCACCAGGATGTGCAGATCCAGTTGAAGAATTGCTCCCTCTGTCCCCACGCGGAAGAAACGCCCGCCACGCCCCTCCGTCTGGTGCTGCAGGCGCTCTCGGCATTGGACGGCATGTACGCCGAAGCGTTCAAGACCTTCCTCCTGCGGGATATCG TGAGACCCGATGCTCCTGCCTACCTGAATGTCACAGGGGGGAAGGTGTCCTGGGCCCCCCCGGCCTCCTGGGACCTGCCCACCACCTACTTCCCCTTGCGGTATCATCTCCGACTGGAGTCGGCTGCCGGCCGCCAAGAGCTCTACCCCCTC GCTGAGAAAGAGTGGGTCACCGGAAAGAACTGGCACAAGGCGCAGATCCGCTGCCAGGACGCTCTGACCACCTCGTCTTGGAGCCCTTGGCGTGAATGGAAGAAATGA